The DNA window GGCGGGCCTGCTCGGCGCGGGGCTCGGCCGCTACGCCGAGATCGCGCCGCTCCCGCTCGGCACGGGCGGCGACTTCGTGCGGGGCCTCGGCCTGTCCGGCGACCTCGACGCCGCCATCGCGCGCATCGCCGCCGGCAAGGTCCACCGGATCGACGCCGGCCGCATCGCCTTCCACGACCGGCGTGGCCAGCCCGCCACCACCCACTTCGTGAACATCGCGAGCGCCGGCGTCTCGGGCCTCGTGACCGAGCTGGTGAACCGCGCTCCCAAGGCGCTCGGCGGCCGGCTCTCGTTCCTGATCGGCACGCTGCGTGCGATCGCGCGCTGGCAGGCGGCGCCGGTCCGGATCCGCGTCGACGGCACGGTCGTGCACGAGGGACCGCTCGATCTCGCCGCCGTCGCCAACGGCTCGCACTTCGGCGGCGGCATGCGCGTGGCCCCCGCGGCGCGACCCGACGACGGCCTCTTCGACGTGATCTCGATCCGCGGGACCTCGCGGGCCCGACTCCTGCGCCACCTGCCGCTCCTCTACGACGGCCGCCACCTGTCGCTTCCCGATGTTGCGAGCCATCGGGGCGTCCACGTCGAGATCGAGCCTCTCCGCTCCGACACCGAAGTATGCATCGAGGTGGACGGCGAGCCGCTCGGGCGCCTGCCGGCGCGTTTCGAGCTGCTGCCCGGCGCCCTGGCCCTGCGCGGGCTCCCGCCGTGAGCCCGCTCCACCGTCCCGGCCCATGAGCGTCTTCGCGGAGGTACGGGCCGCTGCGGCCCGCGTGATGGAGCGTGCCCGGAGCGCGCGCATCGACGAGGCCGCGCTGGCGGCGCTCGCCGGCCGCCTGCTCGCGACCCCGCAGCCACCGCCGGCCTGGGACCCCGTCGCCCATCACGTCGGGACCCCTGCCTCACGGCTTGCCTACGTGCTCACGCTCGACGCCGTGAATTTCGGGAGCGGCTGGTTCCCGAAGCTGCGCAAACGCCCGGGCCTCTCCGGCTACTACACCGTCGCGATGGGGCTCAAGGACCGCTTCGACGAAGCGGGCCCCTGGAGCGCCGCCGAGCTCGGGAAGCTCACCCCGGGCGATCTTGCGGCCGTCACGGGCCAGTCGCTCGAGGATCCCGAGGTGGCGGAGCTGATGGTGCTCTTCGCGCGCGCGCTGAACGACCTCGGCACGCTGCTCACCGCCCGGCATGGTGGCCGCTTCGAAGCACTCGTCGAGACGGCGGCTGGCTGCGGCGCCCGGCTCGTGGAGGCGCTCGCGGAGATGCCGCTCTACCGCGACGTCTCCCGCTACGACGGCTTCCCGGTGCCCTTCTACAAGCGCGCCCAGATCACCGTCGCCGACCTCGCGATCGCGTTTGCGGCCGAGGGCCCGGGCCGCTTTCACGACCTCGACGAGCTCACCTGCTTCGCCGACAACCTGGTCCCGCACGTGCTTCGCCGCGAGGGCGTGCTCGTCTACGCGCCCGCCCTCGCGGCGCGCATCGACGCCGAGGAGCGGCTCGAGGCCGGCTCACCCGAGGAGGTCGAGATCCGCGCCGCCGGCGTCCACGCCGTCGAGGGCCTCGTCGCGGCGATCCGTGCGGGCGGCGGCCGCGCGACGGCGCACGAGATCGACATGGCGCTCTGGCAGCGCGGGCAACGTCCCGAGATCAAGGCGCATCCCCGTCACCGGGCGCGCTGCCCCTACTACTGAAGGCGTGGTCGGCCGCGGTCGCCTCCGGGCCGCTGCCGCGCGGGTGCCGCCGGCCGCTCCCTTCCCTCAGCCGCTCGCGATCGCGAGCAGCTCGCGCAGGCTCCCGATCACGTGGTGCGGGGCGGGGGCGCCCTCGGGCGGCGGGCTCCCGATCAGGACGCTGGTCATGCCGAGCGCGTTCGCGCCCGCGACGTCGTGCCAGGGGGAGTCGCCGACGAAGAGCACCGACTCCGGCGCCGGGTCGCCCGCCTTCTC is part of the Deltaproteobacteria bacterium genome and encodes:
- a CDS encoding diacylglycerol kinase family lipid kinase, with product MRILAIVNPRSRAGATARRWPGVEAKLRQALGPLEVEATRGPRDAERIAREGVRAGVELVVVAGGDGTLSETAAGLLGAGLGRYAEIAPLPLGTGGDFVRGLGLSGDLDAAIARIAAGKVHRIDAGRIAFHDRRGQPATTHFVNIASAGVSGLVTELVNRAPKALGGRLSFLIGTLRAIARWQAAPVRIRVDGTVVHEGPLDLAAVANGSHFGGGMRVAPAARPDDGLFDVISIRGTSRARLLRHLPLLYDGRHLSLPDVASHRGVHVEIEPLRSDTEVCIEVDGEPLGRLPARFELLPGALALRGLPP